The following nucleotide sequence is from Streptomyces xiamenensis.
GGACACCCCCGCCGGCACCGGCAGCAGCTGCCCGGCCGGCACCACCACCCGCTCCGCGTACCCGCCGCCGGCCAGCAGCGCGCACACCCGCTGCCCCACCGACCAGCCGCGTACCCCGGCCCCGACCGCCGCCACGGTGCCCGAGCACTCCAGGCCCGGATACGGCGAGGCCCCGGGCGGCGGGTCGTAGAACCCCTGCCGCTGCAGCAGGTCCGCCCGGTTGACGCCGGCGGCCGCCACCTCGACGAGCACCTCCCCCTCGCCGGGAGCCGCCGGCTCCGCCACCTCGTCCCACACCAGCGCCTCGGGCCCGCCCGGCTTCGTGATCGTGATCGCTCGCATGCCCCGACGCTATCGCCGATCGCCAGCCCCGGCCGGGGACGCCCCAGCCGTTCCCGGGACGGGCACGGTCACCCGGGGACGACGGGTGCGGGCAGGGGCGCCGTGGCGGTCGTCAGCGGCGCGGGATGCGCCAGGAGCCCGGGCCCTTGCGGGGCGTGCCCCGCTCCCCGTCGGGCGGCACGGGCAGCGTCTCCTCCGCCTCGCGGATGCGGTGGATGACCACCAGCCGGTCCGTCAGCTCCAGGGTGGCCGCGTCCGGGTGGTCGAAGGGCAGCAGACGGTGGCCCCGTATGACCGAGACGACCAGGTCCTCGACCTCGCGCGGCGATCGGCCCGCCTCCGCCTTGGTGACCGGCCGCTCCCGCAGCGACAGCCCCTTGCCCTGCTGGATCAGGTCCTCCATCACCGCGCCGCTGCTCGGGCTGATCATCGACAGGCCGAGCAGCCGGCCCACCGCGCTGGCACTGGTGATCACCGAGTCCGCGCCGGACTGCTTGAGCAGCGGCACGTTCTCCTCCTCGCGGACCGAGGCCACGATCTTGACCGTCTTGCTGAGCTGCCGCGCGGTCAGCGCGACCAGCACGGCGGTGTCGTCGCGCTGGGTGGAGATCACGATCTGCCGGGCCCGGTCCGCCCGCGCCCGTACCAGCACGTCGCTGCGGGTCGCGTCGCCGACCACGCCCGCGTAGCCGGCGGCGTTGGCGGCGGCCACCACGCCCTTGCTGGGGTCGACGACCACGATCTGGTCCTGGGTCAGCCCGGTGCTCATGAGGGTCTCGGCGGCGCTGCGGCCCTTGGTGCCGAAGCCGACGATGACGGTGTGGTCGCGCAAGATCTTCCTCCAGTGGGCCAGCCGCCACTGCTCGCGGGTGCGCTCGGTCAGGACCTCCAGTGTCGTCCCGACCAGGATGATCAGGAACAGTATGCGCAGGGGTGTGATGAGGAACGTCGTCAGCAGCCGCGCCTTGTCGCTGACCGGCACGATGTCGCCGTAGCCGGTGGTGGAGAGCGAGACGGTGACGTAGTAGAGGGAGTCGAGGAAGCCGACCGGCTCCCCGGTGATGTTGTCCCGGTACCCGTGCCGGTCGAAGTAGACGATGACCACGGCCGCGGCCATCACCGCCGTCGCCATGAACAGCCGCCGCACCACCTGGAGCAGCGGCCCGCCGAGCGAGCGCGGCAGATGGACGCCGTGCGACTGGTCGTCGACGTCGCCGCGCTGGGGCGCGACCGTGGGGAAGGCGGCGAGCCTCGGCAGTCTCATGCCGGCGGGAGCTCCAGAAGCTGGACCGGGTCGTGGTGGGCGACCCCGCCCGGTGGGACGACCGCGAGGGCGGACGCGGCGGCGATGCCGCGGAGCATGGCCGGGCCCGCGTAGTTCAGCGGCACCGCGACGCCCGCGCCCCCGCCGCTGCCGCCG
It contains:
- a CDS encoding potassium channel family protein is translated as MRLPRLAAFPTVAPQRGDVDDQSHGVHLPRSLGGPLLQVVRRLFMATAVMAAAVVIVYFDRHGYRDNITGEPVGFLDSLYYVTVSLSTTGYGDIVPVSDKARLLTTFLITPLRILFLIILVGTTLEVLTERTREQWRLAHWRKILRDHTVIVGFGTKGRSAAETLMSTGLTQDQIVVVDPSKGVVAAANAAGYAGVVGDATRSDVLVRARADRARQIVISTQRDDTAVLVALTARQLSKTVKIVASVREEENVPLLKQSGADSVITSASAVGRLLGLSMISPSSGAVMEDLIQQGKGLSLRERPVTKAEAGRSPREVEDLVVSVIRGHRLLPFDHPDAATLELTDRLVVIHRIREAEETLPVPPDGERGTPRKGPGSWRIPRR